In Streptomyces liangshanensis, the DNA window TCCGGGACCTCGTCGCTCAGGGCTCCGCCGTTGATGCCCATCCGGGCCCAGGCCTTCTTCGTTCCGGTCGGCCCCAGGTCGGCTCCTCCGCGGTTGTCCGACCCGCCCACCAACGTCGGGGCGACACTGTCGGCCAGAGCCGACCATGCGTCGGCTCCTGTCCACCCACGCGCGGACATCGAGGTGTGCAGTGCCTCTCCCACGGTGACAGGGCCGTCGACGGTCGGTCGGGGCGGTCGGAAGGTCTCGACCCCACCGTCCTTGACGGCGACCAGCACACCCTGTTTGCGGTCCTGCGGAACCCCGAAGTCGGCGGCGTTCACGACGAACCAGTGGAACTCGTAACCCAGGTGGATCAGTTCCTTCCGGGCGAAGTCCCTCACCTCGGCGAACTCGGGCCCGTCCACCAGGTCCGGGACGTTCTCGACGAGGAGTGCGCGTGGCTGCACCGCGTGCACCAGGAGAATCGTTGCCTCCAGGAGCCGTTGTTCGGTGGTGCTTCCCGGCCGGCCGCGGGTCGCCGCGGATCTCACGCGGGGCAGCCCGGCGGAGAGCAGATCCACGTCGTAGGTCTCCTGGTGCTCCACAGGGTCGAAATCGAGGAGATCCGTTTCCAGGACCTGCCACGACGGCCTGTTCGTACGCAAGGTCCTGCACGCCACAGGCTTGTGGTCGAGAACCAGAACGGGATCGAATCCGGCCTGTTCGAGCCCAAGGGCCAGGCCACCCGCGCCCGAGCACACATCCACGGACCGTAGACGTCTCATCGGTCTTCCCCCTCGCGTCGTCGTGCGTCGTCGGGACCGCTCCTGCTGATGGTGGCCGCGACCCGGGCGGCGACCGCCTCAGGTGCTTCGTGCTCCCAGAACCGTAGGACGGTCCAGCCGAGAGCCGTCATGTGCTCCGTGGTCTCGAGATCGCGAGCCATGTTCCGGTCGAGCTTCTCCCGCCACCACTCCGCGTTCGACTTCGGCTGCGTCGCGTGTTCCGGGCAGCCGTGCCAGAAGCAGCCGTCCAGGAAAACGGCGACCTTGGCCCTGGAGAAGGTGATGTCCACGGTCCGCCGTGGCATGTCGGGCACCCGGACGTTGAGTCGGTAACGGTAGCCCGAGGCGTGCAGCAGCTTCCTGACGGCCACCTCGGGCTTCGTGTCCCTTCGCGCCTGGCGACTCATCCGCGACGAGACGGCGGGCGACGACGGCTTCGCTTGGGTGTTCATGTCTCCTGCACGCCTCGGTCCGAGGCGGTTCACAGTTGTCGGTGGCCGAGTTCTGCCCGAGTGATCGTTCTGTCCGGGCGATCAGGAAGGCAGTGGGGCGCCGTGGCAATCCTTGTAGGGGGTGCCTGAGTTGCACCAGCAGGGGGCGGTTTTGGTGGGGGGCCAGGGGGTGGCTCGGCCTCGGGCTGCGAGGGTGGTGGCGTATTGGGGGAGGAGGTCGGGGTCCTCGGGGGAGGCGGCTTCCGAGGCTGCGAAGGCTTCGTACGAGGGGACCGTGCCGGTGACGATGCCCAGGTTCGGGGTGCCGGTCGCGGCCAGGTCGCGCAGGGAGGACTCCAGGGCCGCCAGGTGGGCTTCCTCGGTGGGGTACTCCGTGGTGAGCGCCGGGTAGGCCGCGAGGAGTTCGCGCAGTTCCGGGGTCGGCCAGTGGAGGACCGCCACCGGGAACGGGCGGGAGAGGGCCGTACGGTACGAGCCCAACTCGGCGCGCAGGCGGGTGATCTCGGCCTGGAGTTCGGCCGGGTTGTCCGAGCCCAGGGACCAGAGGCGCTTCGGGTCGTGCAGTTCGTCCAGGGGGACGGTCGCGCGGTGGAGGCTGTCGGCGAGGGTGTCCCAGGCGTCGTGTTCCAGGGCGAGCAGGCGGCGTACGCGGTGGCGTCCGGTCAGCAGGGACTGGGTGCGGTACGGGACGTCCTCGCCAGGGGTGAGGAGCAGGTCGAGGGCCGCGGTGAAGGAGTCGAGGGCCGCTTCGAGTTCGTCGTGGGCCTCCAGGGTCTCCGCCACGATCTCCCACGGGGCCGGGTCCAGCGGGGCCGCGGCGCGCAGGCCGTCGATGATCGCGCGGGCCTCGGCCTCGTGGCCGTACTCCCACAGGTTGGCCGCCTTGAGGGCCTTCACCAGGTGGGGGCGGTCGGGGGAGGCGGCGAGGAGGGTGTCGTAGAGCCCGGTGGCGCGGTCGCGGGCGCCGGCCAGTTCCAGGTGGGCGGCGGCCTGGAGGAGCAGCGGTTCGTGGTCCTCCGGGTACTGGGCCGCCGTGCGGAGCAGGCGCTCGGCTTCCGTGGTGTGGTCAGCAGGCATGTCGGGGCGCATGGTCCACACCGTACTGCCGTGGGTCCGTCCCGACCCAGGGTGGTGGAGAGGTGGGGGGACCGGGGTGACCCGGGGGAGTGGGGAGTGCGGCTTTACGGGTGCGGGGTGCGGTCCTTCAGTACGAGGACCAGCGCCGCCGCCACGAGGGACAGCGCCGTCGCCACCAGGATCGCCGCGTTCGCGCCCGCCTCGCGGGTGCCGCCCGACGTCGCCACCGCGATCATCAGGGCCACGCCCGCCGCCGAACCGATGTAGCGGGCCGTGTTGTTGGCCCCCGACCCCATCGCCGCGCGTTCCGGCGGGACGGACTCGACCGACAGGCGGGGCAGGGCCGCGTTCAGCAGGCCGCTGCCCACCCCCGCGACGAACAGCCCCGGCAGCAGGCCCACCAGCGACCCGGCGTCCAGCGCCACCATGATCCCCGGCGCCCCCACCGCGTGCAGGACGAACCCGAACGCCAGTTGGTGGCGCGCCGCCACCCGGCCGCTCAGCCGCCGCGCCTGGAGCGCCACCACGAAGGCGGTGCCCGCCCACAGCACGAACAGCCAGGCCGCGCCCAGCGCCGACAGCTTGATCGTCACCTGGAGCAGCGAGGGCAGGTAGCTCATCATCCCGATCACCCCGAGCCCCGTGAACAGCCCGCCCACCGTCGCCGCCTGGAAGAGCGGGCGCCGCAGCAGGCCCAGGTCGATGAGCGGGGCAGCCGTACGCCGCTCCACCACCGCGAACACCGCGGTCAGCACGACGGCCGCCGCCAGCAGGAGCAGCACCGGCGCGCGCAGCCAGCCGTCCCGCCCCAGGGTGAGCGCGCTCAGGAGCGCCACGAGGGCCAACGCGAGGGTCAGCGCCCCCGCCAGGTCGGGGCGGGTGCGGTGCGGGGCGCGTGACTCGGTGAGTACGCGGGTGGCGTAGGCGCCCGTGCCGAGCGCGGCCGCGCCGAGGATCACGTACGGCAGGCGCCAGCTGGTGCTGTTCAGGGCGCCGGCCAGGAGCGGGCCGAGGGCGATCCCGCCGCTGACGAACGCGCCCCACACCCCCGTCGCCCTGATCCGCGCGTGCCCGGCCGGGAAGGCGTGGACCAGCAGGCCGAGGCTGCTCGCGATGACGGCCGCGCTCGCCGCGCCCTGCGCGACCCGGGCCAGGGTGAAGAAGAGGCTGTCGCCCGCCAGCGCGCCGAGGGCCGTGCTGACGCCCAGCGCGAAGGTGCCGATGAGGAAGATCCGGCGCCGGCCGTAGTCGTCGGCGAGGCTGCCCGCGACGAGGAGCAGGGCGGCGAGACCGAGCGGGGTGCCGTTGAGCAGCCACGCCTGGGCGGAGAGCGGGGTGCCGAACTGCGCGGTCAGGGTGGGGAGGCTGAGCATCGGGGTCGTGTAGTTCATCAACGCGACCATCGTGACGAGGCTGGTGACCGCGAGGGTGGCGGTGGGGAGCCGCGCGGGGGCGGGGGAGGGGGAGGCGGAGTGGGTGGGGAGGGAAGCGGAGGTGGCGTCGGCAGCCCCTGGTACGGGTTCCTGTGCGGCCTGCTCGCCGGTGTCCGTCTTCGATGATGCGGCCATGACGTCTGTCGTCCCCTGCGGTCCGTTGCTGCGTTCCCGTTCGGGCGGTTCCCGGCCCCGGCCTTTCCCTGCCGGGGCCAGGACCGGGGCCGAGTGGGTTCGTTCAACGAACCCAAGCGATCGGTGCCGAGCGTAGCATGGTCGGTCTCTTCAATGAACCAACCCCACCCGACCTTGTTAAGGTGACCGCATGGCTCTCGGGAAGGACTACACGGCCCAGCAGTGCTCGATGGCCCGCGCGTTGGAGATCATCGGCGAGCGCTGGACCCTCCTGATCGTCCGCGACGCCTTCTACGGCGTACGGCGCTACAACGACTTCCTCACCCACCTCGGCGTGCCCCGCGCCGTCCTCGCCGCGCGCCTCCAGAGCCTGGAGCGGGCCGGCGTCCTGGAGAAGCGCCGCTACCAGGACACCCCGCCGCGCGACGAGTACGTCCTGACCGAACGCGGGCTCGCCCTCTGGCCCACCGTGCGCGCGCTCAGCGTCTGGGGCCGCGAGGTCGAAGGCGCCGGGCACCTGAGGATCTTCACCCACGCCGCGTGCGGCACCGAACTGGGTCCGTACGGCGAGTGCTCCGCCTGCGCCGTGCCCGTACCGCCGCACGACGTCGAGATGCTCCCGGGTCCCGACCTCGACCAGGATCCCGCGGACCCCGTGTGCCGGGCCCTCCTGCACCCACGCCGGCTGCTCCGGCCGCTCGCCACGGACCGGGTGTAGCCCACGGCCGATCCTGTATAACGGTTGGAGTGCCGACGAGAGGTGGCAGGTGATGGTCCGTACCGCGCTGCGCCAGCTGCGCTCCTCCGGCCTGCTGCTCTTCCTCCTCACCGAGGTCATGCTGCTGGACGCCGGCAGCCTCTCCGCCGCCGTCGCCCTCGCCGCCACCGCCGCGGCCGGTTCCGCCCTCGCCGTGTGCGCGCACCTCAGCGCGCGCTCCGTGCCCGTCGTACCGCGTCAGCGGGTACGGACCGCCATCCGCGACCGCGAGCAGCGCACCGCCTTCCTCCCGCAACGGGATCCCGACGCCTCCGGCCGTACCAGGCCCCGAGCGCCCGGCCGTCCTCTGCCGACGGCCGCGTAAGGGTTCACCGACCCCCACCACCCTCCATCACCACCGCTTGAGCGCTCCAGTGCTTGAGTGCTGAGACATGGCGGCGCTGTTCCCTGGCGCCCCCTCCCCACCTCGGTGTCCCCGCGCGGATCGTCCTGCCGCATTCCCATTCGTCCGGCACGACGAGACCCCTCGGAGGGCTCACCATGTCCGTCTTCATGTCCGTCTTCGCCGACCTGGTCGGC includes these proteins:
- a CDS encoding DNA cytosine methyltransferase — its product is MRRLRSVDVCSGAGGLALGLEQAGFDPVLVLDHKPVACRTLRTNRPSWQVLETDLLDFDPVEHQETYDVDLLSAGLPRVRSAATRGRPGSTTEQRLLEATILLVHAVQPRALLVENVPDLVDGPEFAEVRDFARKELIHLGYEFHWFVVNAADFGVPQDRKQGVLVAVKDGGVETFRPPRPTVDGPVTVGEALHTSMSARGWTGADAWSALADSVAPTLVGGSDNRGGADLGPTGTKKAWARMGINGGALSDEVPDPDGVQESDTSDSTLKKITVEQAAVLQGFPDDWRFAGGKTARYRQIGHASPPPVGRALGTAVARALGL
- a CDS encoding very short patch repair endonuclease gives rise to the protein MNTQAKPSSPAVSSRMSRQARRDTKPEVAVRKLLHASGYRYRLNVRVPDMPRRTVDITFSRAKVAVFLDGCFWHGCPEHATQPKSNAEWWREKLDRNMARDLETTEHMTALGWTVLRFWEHEAPEAVAARVAATISRSGPDDARRREGEDR
- a CDS encoding SEC-C domain-containing protein; its protein translation is MRPDMPADHTTEAERLLRTAAQYPEDHEPLLLQAAAHLELAGARDRATGLYDTLLAASPDRPHLVKALKAANLWEYGHEAEARAIIDGLRAAAPLDPAPWEIVAETLEAHDELEAALDSFTAALDLLLTPGEDVPYRTQSLLTGRHRVRRLLALEHDAWDTLADSLHRATVPLDELHDPKRLWSLGSDNPAELQAEITRLRAELGSYRTALSRPFPVAVLHWPTPELRELLAAYPALTTEYPTEEAHLAALESSLRDLAATGTPNLGIVTGTVPSYEAFAASEAASPEDPDLLPQYATTLAARGRATPWPPTKTAPCWCNSGTPYKDCHGAPLPS
- a CDS encoding MFS transporter encodes the protein MAASSKTDTGEQAAQEPVPGAADATSASLPTHSASPSPAPARLPTATLAVTSLVTMVALMNYTTPMLSLPTLTAQFGTPLSAQAWLLNGTPLGLAALLLVAGSLADDYGRRRIFLIGTFALGVSTALGALAGDSLFFTLARVAQGAASAAVIASSLGLLVHAFPAGHARIRATGVWGAFVSGGIALGPLLAGALNSTSWRLPYVILGAAALGTGAYATRVLTESRAPHRTRPDLAGALTLALALVALLSALTLGRDGWLRAPVLLLLAAAVVLTAVFAVVERRTAAPLIDLGLLRRPLFQAATVGGLFTGLGVIGMMSYLPSLLQVTIKLSALGAAWLFVLWAGTAFVVALQARRLSGRVAARHQLAFGFVLHAVGAPGIMVALDAGSLVGLLPGLFVAGVGSGLLNAALPRLSVESVPPERAAMGSGANNTARYIGSAAGVALMIAVATSGGTREAGANAAILVATALSLVAAALVLVLKDRTPHP
- a CDS encoding winged helix-turn-helix transcriptional regulator produces the protein MALGKDYTAQQCSMARALEIIGERWTLLIVRDAFYGVRRYNDFLTHLGVPRAVLAARLQSLERAGVLEKRRYQDTPPRDEYVLTERGLALWPTVRALSVWGREVEGAGHLRIFTHAACGTELGPYGECSACAVPVPPHDVEMLPGPDLDQDPADPVCRALLHPRRLLRPLATDRV
- a CDS encoding DUF6412 domain-containing protein, whose amino-acid sequence is MVRTALRQLRSSGLLLFLLTEVMLLDAGSLSAAVALAATAAAGSALAVCAHLSARSVPVVPRQRVRTAIRDREQRTAFLPQRDPDASGRTRPRAPGRPLPTAA